From bacterium HR17, the proteins below share one genomic window:
- the ecdB gene encoding putative UbiX-like flavin prenyltransferase, with protein sequence MLFAHELGVNLNLKNPDLSLLGTNMNKIIAFHPKDLAAPPSSGSARYDGMVIVPCSTNTLAKVVQGLADGLIFRAGSYLKNGGFMKRNRR encoded by the coding sequence ATGCTTTTCGCCCACGAACTCGGCGTCAACCTCAACTTGAAAAATCCTGACCTGAGTTTGCTGGGGACAAACATGAACAAAATCATCGCGTTCCATCCGAAGGATTTAGCGGCACCGCCTTCAAGCGGCTCGGCTCGCTACGACGGTATGGTCATCGTCCCTTGCAGCACCAACACTTTGGCGAAAGTGGTTCAAGGACTCGCTGACGGTTTGATTTTTCGCGCTGGGAGTTACCTGAAAAACGGTGGGTTCATGAAGCGTAATCGCCGCTAA
- the yhdJ_2 gene encoding DNA adenine methyltransferase YhdJ encodes MTIVLCGDCLKLLDKDTLAQYGIDTEFSLTFLDPPFNQGKDYAFFDDELPPDEYWGWLTEVCAKVYELTAEGGAIYFVHREKNAEYVLRYLRETGWTLQNLIVWQKQTSAVPNQWRYGKAYQIIAFATKGRKPSVFHRLRIDAPLRPEYRYERENGMFVTDVWDDIRELTSGYFAGEEALRYPDGTRICTQQTPIALLLRILLASTKPGDWVLDPFAGTGTTLVVAEQLGRNAVGIEIDPQMTEVIRWRLRVRRPADSIAPYRHYYRFTPNLEAIWSPNALSYPPSETVIPSLFEQSRGDESDGHS; translated from the coding sequence ATGACGATAGTGCTCTGTGGTGATTGCTTGAAGTTGCTGGACAAAGATACACTTGCTCAATATGGGATTGACACAGAATTCTCCTTGACCTTCCTTGACCCTCCATTCAATCAGGGTAAGGATTACGCATTTTTTGACGACGAACTGCCGCCCGACGAGTATTGGGGATGGTTGACGGAAGTGTGTGCCAAAGTCTACGAACTTACTGCAGAGGGTGGGGCAATTTACTTCGTGCACCGTGAAAAGAATGCAGAGTATGTGCTGCGGTATTTGAGGGAAACAGGGTGGACATTGCAGAACTTAATTGTCTGGCAAAAGCAAACATCTGCCGTGCCTAATCAATGGCGCTATGGTAAAGCCTACCAAATTATCGCCTTCGCTACGAAAGGTCGTAAGCCAAGCGTTTTTCACCGTTTGCGAATTGATGCACCGTTGCGTCCAGAATACCGTTACGAGCGTGAAAACGGAATGTTTGTCACTGATGTTTGGGATGACATTCGTGAGTTGACATCAGGCTATTTCGCTGGTGAGGAGGCTTTGCGCTACCCTGATGGCACTCGCATTTGCACTCAACAAACTCCCATCGCTTTACTTTTGCGCATTTTACTGGCATCCACGAAACCGGGTGATTGGGTGTTAGATCCTTTTGCGGGGACTGGCACAACTTTGGTCGTTGCAGAGCAGTTAGGAAGAAATGCTGTTGGTATTGAGATTGACCCGCAGATGACGGAAGTAATTCGTTGGCGCTTGCGTGTTCGCCGTCCCGCTGATAGTATCGCACCCTACCGCCACTATTACCGCTTCACGCCCAATCTGGAAGCCATTTGGTCACCCAATGCGCTGAGTTATCCCCCTTCCGAGACCGTTATCCCGAGTTTGTTTGAACAGAGTAGGGGTGACGAAAGCGATGGGCATTCTTAG
- the gloA gene encoding Lactoylglutathione lyase produces MTVKAIHHCSIVVTDLERARRFYRDVLGLQETPVPSTFDFPVAWFQFGDQQIHLLPRGHADPPSPRHFALWVDDAQAWRQCLKEKGIAIQETTPIPGADRFFIQDPDGNLIELIEWSAPWPQADPNARRLPSLE; encoded by the coding sequence GTGACGGTTAAGGCAATCCATCACTGTTCCATCGTAGTGACTGATTTGGAGCGTGCCCGCCGTTTTTACAGGGATGTTTTAGGGCTTCAGGAAACGCCCGTCCCGTCCACTTTTGACTTTCCCGTCGCGTGGTTTCAGTTCGGCGACCAACAAATCCACCTTCTTCCACGCGGTCACGCTGACCCGCCCAGCCCACGCCATTTTGCTTTGTGGGTAGATGACGCCCAAGCGTGGCGGCAGTGCCTGAAAGAAAAAGGAATCGCCATCCAGGAGACAACTCCTATCCCCGGTGCGGACCGTTTCTTCATTCAGGACCCAGACGGTAACCTCATTGAGTTAATAGAATGGAGTGCGCCATGGCCACAAGCGGACCCTAACGCCCGCCGCTTGCCTTCGTTGGAATAA
- the hcrA gene encoding 4-hydroxybenzoyl-CoA reductase subunit alpha yields MGAFRVIGTRVPRTDAVEKVTGRAQYTADLVLPGMIYGVFVRSPYAHARIKRIDVSKALKVPGVVTVITQEQLSRDFALVIEEEVHSAQQVRGLLASDKVRYYGEKVALVGAETLEAAKEAAALVEVEYEPLPAVTDPRDAVQDGAPLVWEDREPVTGPNGERLYNVVAERHHAEGDVEQGFAESDYVFEDEFYVHRVHQTYIEPQAAIAAVDEKGKITVWTSTQGHFVVRSNIARSLGIPLNRIKVIGMTVGGGFGAKFGGIVDIYAVLLALFTRRPAKIVYTREDDLLDARPAPGLYIRIKTGVKADGTIVARQAFALWNVGVGGGALWATGAFARLYNIPHVKWDAYEVATNTPPMGAYRAPGFPQVLFAGETQLNCIAAELGIDPVELRLKNLRDEPGFRETLMRVVEHIDWFHREKGENEGWGIALGHWRNASSPAAAFVSVHEDGTAKVFCGLMDLTGTETAVTQIAAEALGLNYEDVTFVRGDTDAAPFAPASGGSTVTFSVGNAVKRAASDALQQMLEVAAQQLGVSVDELEWGNKRIWVRNDPERSLSYAEVAQAALRSPQGPIVGKGSFGADPSDTNIFVQAVKVRVDPETGKVELLRSVQALDVGRAINPTQCEGQTEGGAVQSLSWALMEEMQYDEQGRLINPNLADYRIPTACDVPALETIITEFPSRHGPYGAKGIGEPPITAAIAAVASAIADATGVWMNEAPMTPERVAFTLTARPALIGSEAR; encoded by the coding sequence ATGGGCGCATTTCGGGTCATCGGCACAAGGGTGCCGCGTACAGACGCTGTGGAGAAAGTGACCGGGCGGGCACAATACACCGCCGATTTGGTCTTGCCCGGCATGATTTACGGTGTTTTTGTCCGCAGCCCTTACGCCCATGCCCGCATCAAACGCATTGATGTCAGCAAAGCCCTGAAAGTCCCCGGCGTCGTCACGGTCATCACGCAAGAGCAGTTAAGCCGCGATTTTGCGTTGGTCATAGAAGAAGAGGTCCACTCCGCTCAGCAAGTGCGGGGTTTGCTCGCCAGCGACAAAGTGCGCTACTACGGCGAAAAGGTGGCACTGGTGGGTGCGGAAACGCTAGAAGCCGCAAAGGAAGCCGCCGCGCTGGTGGAAGTGGAGTATGAGCCGCTGCCTGCGGTCACCGACCCGCGCGACGCCGTTCAGGACGGTGCGCCGTTGGTCTGGGAAGACCGCGAGCCTGTGACTGGACCGAACGGCGAGCGGCTTTACAATGTCGTCGCCGAGCGCCACCACGCCGAAGGCGATGTAGAACAAGGGTTCGCTGAAAGCGACTATGTCTTTGAAGACGAGTTTTATGTGCACCGCGTCCATCAGACTTACATTGAACCCCAAGCCGCTATCGCGGCGGTGGACGAAAAGGGCAAAATCACCGTTTGGACTTCCACGCAAGGGCACTTCGTCGTCCGCAGCAATATTGCCCGTTCATTGGGTATCCCTTTGAACCGCATCAAAGTCATCGGCATGACCGTTGGTGGCGGGTTTGGGGCGAAATTTGGCGGGATCGTGGACATTTACGCCGTGTTGTTAGCTCTATTCACGCGGCGCCCTGCTAAAATCGTCTACACCCGTGAGGACGACCTGCTGGACGCGCGCCCGGCACCGGGGCTTTACATCCGCATCAAGACAGGTGTGAAAGCGGACGGAACGATTGTGGCGCGACAAGCCTTTGCGTTGTGGAATGTCGGTGTCGGCGGTGGGGCACTGTGGGCGACAGGTGCGTTCGCCCGCCTCTACAACATCCCCCATGTCAAGTGGGACGCTTATGAAGTGGCGACGAACACCCCCCCGATGGGCGCTTACCGGGCGCCCGGTTTCCCGCAGGTGCTCTTCGCAGGCGAAACACAACTGAACTGCATCGCCGCCGAGTTGGGCATTGACCCCGTAGAATTGCGCCTCAAGAACTTGCGTGATGAGCCGGGCTTCCGCGAAACCCTGATGCGTGTCGTAGAGCACATTGACTGGTTCCACCGCGAGAAAGGCGAAAACGAAGGTTGGGGCATTGCATTGGGACATTGGCGTAACGCATCGTCACCTGCCGCTGCCTTCGTTTCTGTGCATGAAGATGGCACCGCCAAGGTATTTTGCGGGTTGATGGATTTGACGGGCACGGAAACAGCTGTCACGCAAATCGCTGCGGAGGCGTTGGGACTGAACTACGAGGATGTCACCTTTGTGCGGGGCGACACGGACGCTGCGCCCTTTGCCCCTGCCAGCGGCGGCAGCACGGTTACCTTCAGCGTCGGCAACGCGGTGAAGCGGGCGGCAAGCGATGCCCTGCAGCAAATGCTGGAAGTCGCTGCCCAGCAGTTGGGTGTCAGCGTGGACGAATTGGAGTGGGGCAACAAGCGGATTTGGGTGCGCAACGATCCTGAACGGTCGCTCAGTTACGCTGAGGTCGCTCAAGCCGCTCTGCGCAGCCCGCAAGGTCCGATCGTCGGCAAAGGCAGTTTCGGCGCTGACCCGTCAGACACGAACATTTTTGTCCAAGCCGTCAAGGTGCGGGTTGACCCTGAAACTGGCAAGGTGGAACTACTACGGTCAGTGCAAGCGTTAGATGTGGGTCGGGCAATCAACCCGACACAATGCGAGGGGCAAACGGAAGGTGGCGCCGTGCAGTCGCTCTCATGGGCACTGATGGAAGAGATGCAATACGACGAGCAAGGACGGCTCATCAATCCGAATTTGGCGGACTACCGTATTCCGACGGCATGCGATGTGCCGGCGCTGGAGACGATTATCACGGAGTTTCCGTCCCGTCACGGTCCTTATGGCGCCAAAGGCATTGGAGAGCCGCCTATTACCGCTGCGATAGCCGCTGTTGCCAGCGCCATTGCCGATGCGACGGGCGTTTGGATGAACGAAGCCCCGATGACTCCTGAACGGGTCGCTTTTACTTTAACCGCTCGTCCAGCCTTAATAGGGAGCGAAGCCCGATGA
- the ndhF gene encoding Nicotinate dehydrogenase FAD-subunit, with amino-acid sequence MHAFDYVPAQSLDEVVEVLHQFGERAKPLAGGTDMVLFMERGRWRPDIVVELPHIPPFVGVELGDGHLRVGSRTTMRELETHPLVRAQAPLLATAAGEVGSVQIRNLATVGGNIGTASPAGDTLPALLALDASVRLRSKSGERIVPITEFFVGPGQTVMRPDEVITDVLVPVPSGRVGMAFYKLAVRRYMDIAIVDVAVLLTVNDDGAIIDARVALGAVAPTPIRVYDAEERLKGNELSETLAAEAAELAQQASRPISDQRGSAEYRRLMVQRLTRRLLWQAYQDAMSKAATGR; translated from the coding sequence GTGCACGCGTTTGATTATGTGCCGGCGCAAAGTTTAGACGAAGTTGTGGAGGTCTTGCACCAATTTGGCGAGCGGGCGAAACCGTTGGCGGGCGGCACCGATATGGTGTTGTTCATGGAACGCGGGCGTTGGCGCCCAGACATCGTCGTGGAACTTCCCCACATTCCCCCTTTCGTCGGCGTTGAACTGGGCGATGGGCACCTGCGCGTCGGCAGCCGCACGACGATGCGGGAACTGGAGACCCACCCCTTGGTGCGGGCGCAAGCCCCGTTGTTGGCGACCGCCGCTGGCGAGGTCGGTTCAGTGCAAATCCGCAACCTCGCCACCGTTGGCGGCAATATCGGAACGGCGTCACCGGCGGGCGACACGCTGCCCGCGCTGTTGGCGCTGGACGCTTCCGTGCGGCTGCGCAGCAAGAGCGGTGAGCGCATCGTCCCAATAACCGAGTTTTTTGTCGGTCCGGGGCAAACGGTGATGCGTCCCGATGAAGTCATCACAGATGTGCTTGTGCCGGTGCCGTCAGGGCGTGTGGGCATGGCGTTTTATAAGTTGGCGGTGCGCCGCTACATGGACATCGCCATCGTGGATGTGGCAGTGCTGTTAACAGTCAACGACGACGGCGCTATCATTGATGCGCGTGTCGCGTTAGGTGCCGTTGCGCCGACACCCATTCGCGTTTACGACGCCGAAGAACGGCTCAAGGGCAACGAATTGAGCGAAACGCTGGCAGCGGAAGCCGCTGAATTGGCGCAACAGGCGTCGCGTCCCATCTCTGACCAGCGGGGGAGTGCCGAATATCGGCGCCTGATGGTGCAACGGCTTACGCGACGGCTGCTGTGGCAAGCCTATCAGGACGCAATGAGCAAGGCTGCAACGGGGCGTTGA
- the rpfG_3 gene encoding Cyclic di-GMP phosphodiesterase response regulator RpfG, with translation MTGAAAPRVLVAEDEKMVLRLYERALRQKGFAVWQVVSGEAAVELALKNTFDIAVIDLRLKGKLDGLTTYRALKALQPDLRGIIVTGYGSRQHLLEALRLGIDAWLEKPVTVTDLVETVHRVLQTPRSAPLSLMPPVSSQDNNALLRLFLQMLLATTLSDMAVLWVRPLGSQEMVPHIVLGDSGTDQALPSVPYSGDDTWLHQLKTAVDQETGCSCLIAPIKWQGEPLGAIAICRHRLTHVPYNQADLDYLVRFAQWVTPLVVTCLYPIEVLTNLFPLLEAVMGLLHQQVEPMEHQHPRRLRLIARLLGKALGLPPGRLLLLELAATLHDLGKVFVPREVIAKPTALSDLERSLVQKHPIYGEQLVRQSGLPDDIALWVRWHHERYDGMGYPDRRRQHEIPLEAQILAVAEALDTLLSPRPYKPALPFDEALKRLRSERGKQFAPKVIDALDRIADELRRHLTPHNSAPVTAQ, from the coding sequence ATGACAGGGGCAGCTGCGCCCCGCGTTTTGGTCGCTGAAGACGAGAAGATGGTTCTGCGCCTCTATGAACGGGCGTTGCGGCAAAAAGGGTTTGCGGTTTGGCAAGTCGTTTCGGGCGAAGCTGCCGTTGAACTCGCCCTCAAAAACACTTTTGACATCGCCGTGATTGACTTGCGACTGAAAGGTAAACTGGACGGTCTGACGACCTATCGCGCGTTGAAAGCCCTTCAACCAGACCTGCGCGGCATTATCGTCACCGGCTATGGGAGCCGCCAGCACCTGCTAGAAGCCTTGCGGTTAGGGATTGACGCGTGGTTGGAAAAACCCGTGACCGTGACGGATTTGGTGGAGACAGTCCATCGCGTCCTGCAAACGCCTCGCTCTGCGCCGCTTTCCCTTATGCCGCCAGTGTCCAGCCAAGATAACAACGCCCTGTTGCGCTTGTTCCTCCAAATGCTGTTGGCAACCACCCTGTCAGACATGGCGGTGCTGTGGGTCCGCCCGTTGGGGAGCCAAGAGATGGTGCCTCACATCGTTTTGGGCGACAGCGGTACCGACCAAGCCCTACCGTCCGTCCCATACAGCGGCGATGACACTTGGCTGCACCAGTTGAAGACCGCCGTGGACCAAGAGACGGGCTGTTCGTGCCTCATTGCCCCCATCAAGTGGCAAGGGGAACCGCTCGGCGCCATCGCCATTTGCCGCCATCGTTTAACCCATGTGCCTTACAATCAAGCGGACCTTGATTATCTGGTGCGGTTCGCCCAATGGGTAACCCCACTGGTCGTCACTTGCCTTTACCCGATAGAGGTATTGACCAATTTGTTTCCGCTTTTGGAAGCGGTGATGGGGCTGCTGCACCAGCAAGTGGAGCCGATGGAGCATCAGCACCCCCGACGGTTGCGCCTGATCGCGCGCCTGTTGGGCAAAGCCTTAGGGCTCCCGCCAGGGCGTTTGCTTTTGCTGGAGTTAGCGGCGACGCTCCACGACCTCGGCAAAGTGTTCGTGCCCCGCGAAGTCATTGCCAAGCCGACGGCGTTGAGCGATCTGGAACGCTCGCTCGTCCAAAAGCATCCCATTTACGGTGAGCAACTGGTGCGCCAGAGCGGCTTGCCCGATGACATCGCTTTGTGGGTGCGCTGGCACCACGAGCGTTACGACGGTATGGGCTATCCAGACCGACGCCGTCAACACGAAATCCCGCTGGAAGCCCAAATTTTGGCGGTCGCGGAAGCGCTGGACACACTCCTCTCGCCGCGCCCTTACAAACCGGCGCTGCCGTTTGATGAAGCGCTGAAACGGTTGCGCAGTGAGCGAGGCAAACAGTTCGCCCCTAAGGTCATTGACGCGTTAGACCGCATCGCGGACGAATTGCGCCGGCATTTGACGCCCCACAACTCAGCGCCTGTCACGGCACAATGA
- the rpoZ gene encoding DNA-directed RNA polymerase subunit omega encodes MEQQDLSSPQLVLLNDLQYQLNRLPEELRTKFLLVLAVSERAKQIVTDPNRSLTVSEENAVTQALREISEGRFQIRVSDDRFLRALKGQPEDADIFPYRP; translated from the coding sequence ATGGAGCAGCAGGACCTTTCATCGCCCCAACTCGTCTTGCTGAACGATTTGCAGTATCAACTCAATCGGTTGCCTGAGGAGTTGCGGACGAAATTTTTGTTGGTGTTGGCGGTGTCCGAGCGAGCCAAGCAGATCGTTACAGACCCGAACCGCAGCCTGACCGTCTCGGAGGAAAACGCAGTCACGCAGGCGCTGCGCGAAATCAGTGAAGGGCGGTTCCAGATTCGGGTGAGCGACGATCGGTTTTTACGGGCGCTGAAAGGGCAGCCGGAAGACGCCGACATCTTTCCTTATCGCCCGTGA
- the groL_3 gene encoding 60 kDa chaperonin, which produces MPAKRVIFHEHARQALLRGALQVSHAVAATLGPKGRLVVLDRKWGSPLITKDGVTVAKEIELTDKFEDLGARLMREAASKTNDVAGDGTTTAVVLAAAMLREGMKAVAAGVNPVFLKRGMEKALRQTVEALRNLAIPVTSKEDVQHVATIAGNDPEIGEIIADAMDKVGKDGVITIEEGKGTKTTVEVVEGMQFDRGYISPYFVTDPETMRCVLEDPLIFIHEKKLTSALELVPLLEKVARAGRPILIIAENVEGDALATLVVNKLRGVLQCCAVKAPAFGERRKAILQDIAILTGGKFFSEDLGVRIENIALDELGTARRVIVEKEKTTIVEGGGRKEEIAARIQQIRKQIEETESDYDREKLEERLAKLAGGVAVIKVGAPTETELKERKHRFEDALNATKAAVEEGILPGGGTALLYAASKLQEPANMHPDERTGFRIVKRALEEPLRQIAENAGYDGSIIVEQVRAKQQQTGNERMGFNAVTGDIVDMVQAGIVDPLKVTRTALENAVSIATLFLTTEALVVEKPEEKEATA; this is translated from the coding sequence ATGCCTGCCAAGCGTGTGATCTTCCATGAGCATGCGCGTCAGGCGTTATTGCGGGGCGCTTTGCAAGTGTCCCACGCCGTCGCTGCCACCCTCGGACCCAAAGGGCGATTGGTCGTCTTAGACCGCAAGTGGGGTTCACCCCTTATCACCAAGGACGGTGTCACCGTCGCGAAGGAAATTGAGTTGACTGACAAGTTTGAAGACTTGGGCGCCCGCCTGATGCGCGAAGCCGCCAGCAAGACCAACGATGTCGCCGGCGACGGGACGACAACCGCCGTTGTCTTGGCGGCGGCGATGCTGCGGGAAGGGATGAAAGCCGTCGCCGCAGGCGTTAACCCTGTGTTCTTAAAGCGGGGCATGGAAAAGGCGCTCCGCCAGACCGTTGAGGCACTTCGTAACCTTGCCATCCCTGTCACCAGCAAAGAGGATGTCCAGCATGTCGCCACCATCGCCGGCAACGACCCCGAAATCGGCGAGATTATCGCCGACGCGATGGACAAAGTGGGTAAAGACGGCGTCATCACGATTGAGGAGGGCAAAGGCACAAAGACGACCGTTGAGGTCGTGGAAGGGATGCAGTTTGACCGCGGCTACATTTCGCCCTACTTCGTCACTGACCCTGAAACGATGCGGTGTGTGTTAGAAGACCCACTGATCTTCATCCACGAGAAGAAACTGACTTCGGCGCTGGAGTTGGTGCCGCTGTTGGAGAAGGTCGCCCGTGCTGGTCGCCCTATCCTCATCATCGCCGAAAATGTGGAAGGCGATGCGTTGGCGACGCTGGTCGTCAACAAATTGCGGGGTGTGCTGCAATGTTGCGCCGTCAAGGCGCCGGCGTTCGGTGAGCGGCGCAAAGCCATCCTGCAAGACATCGCTATCCTGACAGGCGGCAAATTCTTCAGCGAGGATTTGGGCGTGCGCATTGAGAACATCGCGCTGGACGAACTGGGCACCGCCCGCCGCGTCATCGTGGAAAAAGAGAAGACGACCATCGTGGAAGGTGGCGGGCGTAAGGAGGAAATCGCCGCGCGTATCCAGCAAATCCGCAAGCAAATTGAAGAGACCGAAAGCGACTACGACCGCGAGAAATTGGAAGAGCGGCTGGCGAAACTGGCAGGCGGCGTCGCGGTCATCAAGGTCGGGGCGCCGACCGAAACGGAGTTGAAGGAGCGCAAGCATCGCTTTGAAGATGCCCTGAACGCGACAAAAGCCGCCGTTGAAGAGGGCATCCTGCCCGGTGGCGGGACGGCGCTCCTATACGCTGCCAGCAAACTTCAGGAGCCGGCAAATATGCACCCCGATGAGCGCACCGGCTTCCGCATCGTCAAGCGGGCATTGGAAGAACCCCTCCGCCAGATCGCCGAAAACGCTGGCTATGACGGCTCCATCATCGTGGAACAAGTGCGCGCCAAGCAACAGCAGACGGGCAACGAACGCATGGGCTTCAACGCCGTAACGGGCGACATCGTGGATATGGTGCAAGCGGGCATCGTTGACCCCTTGAAAGTTACCCGCACCGCGTTGGAAAACGCTGTCAGCATCGCGACTTTGTTCCTGACGACCGAAGCGCTCGTCGTGGAGAAACCCGAAGAGAAAGAAGCGACGGCGTAA
- the groS_2 gene encoding 10 kDa chaperonin, with product MATLKPLHDKVLVKVLEEEEKTPGGIYLPDTAKEKPFKGKVIAVGAGKQLKDGRVIPFDELGVKPGDTVIFSKYAGTEVKLNGEKHILLSVDDIYAVVEE from the coding sequence ATGGCAACGCTCAAACCGCTGCACGACAAAGTGCTCGTTAAAGTCCTTGAGGAAGAGGAAAAGACACCCGGCGGCATTTACTTGCCTGACACCGCCAAAGAAAAGCCCTTCAAGGGCAAAGTTATCGCTGTCGGCGCGGGGAAGCAACTCAAAGACGGGCGCGTTATCCCCTTTGACGAGTTGGGCGTCAAGCCTGGCGATACGGTCATCTTCAGCAAGTATGCGGGCACAGAGGTGAAATTGAACGGCGAAAAGCACATTCTCCTCAGCGTGGACGACATCTACGCCGTCGTGGAAGAGTGA
- the iolE_6 gene encoding Inosose dehydratase produces the protein MARPITLCTAQWADMTVDEIAKKAASWGYDGLELACWGKHIDVAKAAKDKAYCKKILDTLKKHKLGMWAIAAHLVGQAVCDNIDERHKAILPDRVWGDGDPEGVRQRAAEEMKRTAEAAKNLGVSVVNGFTGSSIWHLIYDFPPTPRHMIDKGFQDFADRWQPILDHFHSLGVRFALEVHPTEIAFDLWTAKRALEAVNYHPAFGFNFDPSHLQWQGVDPVQFIYEFPDRIFHVHLKDCKVRRDGRAGILGSMLVWGDPRRGWDFRSLGHGDVNFPEIIRALNNIGYQGPLSVEWEDVGMDREYGAREACQRAKSWEFEASKVRFDEAFAKKEGY, from the coding sequence ATGGCGCGTCCGATCACCTTGTGCACCGCCCAATGGGCGGACATGACTGTGGATGAAATCGCCAAAAAGGCGGCGTCATGGGGCTACGACGGCTTGGAACTGGCGTGCTGGGGCAAACATATTGATGTCGCCAAAGCCGCAAAGGACAAGGCTTACTGCAAGAAGATTTTGGACACCCTCAAAAAGCACAAACTGGGTATGTGGGCGATCGCCGCTCACCTGGTCGGGCAAGCCGTTTGCGACAACATTGACGAACGCCACAAAGCCATCCTGCCTGACCGCGTGTGGGGTGACGGTGACCCTGAAGGGGTGCGCCAGCGCGCCGCTGAAGAGATGAAACGCACCGCTGAAGCCGCTAAAAACTTGGGCGTCAGCGTCGTCAACGGCTTCACCGGTTCGTCCATCTGGCACCTCATTTACGACTTTCCTCCTACCCCCCGCCACATGATTGACAAAGGCTTCCAAGATTTCGCCGACCGCTGGCAACCCATTTTAGACCACTTCCACAGCCTCGGCGTGCGGTTTGCGTTGGAAGTGCATCCGACGGAAATCGCCTTTGACCTTTGGACGGCGAAGCGAGCGCTGGAAGCCGTCAACTACCATCCCGCCTTCGGCTTCAACTTTGACCCCTCGCATTTACAATGGCAGGGCGTTGACCCGGTGCAGTTCATCTACGAGTTTCCCGATCGCATCTTCCATGTGCACCTGAAAGATTGCAAAGTCCGCCGGGACGGAAGGGCGGGCATCCTCGGTTCCATGCTCGTTTGGGGCGATCCGCGTCGCGGCTGGGACTTTCGGTCGCTGGGGCACGGCGATGTCAATTTCCCCGAAATCATCCGCGCCCTCAACAACATCGGCTATCAAGGTCCGCTGTCGGTGGAGTGGGAAGATGTCGGCATGGACCGCGAATATGGCGCCCGCGAAGCCTGCCAGCGGGCGAAATCGTGGGAGTTTGAAGCGTCCAAAGTCCGCTTTGACGAAGCCTTCGCTAAAAAAGAAGGCTACTGA